From a single Apostichopus japonicus isolate 1M-3 chromosome 12, ASM3797524v1, whole genome shotgun sequence genomic region:
- the LOC139977593 gene encoding uncharacterized protein has product MDTMYLLVGILAITLLHYTDGALTTACEPTQYLELHKTGMLNCSFSAGFHGVFWYNSTDLVNDRPILNFKENEKSGVGYLSGEYDIYPNGSLIINQVNIRHEQHFTVVFFKIQSEIPTNHIVRVITIVKPSVDFPVIDKCGSESRLCLLEDPGSARIVCSVEGAKPSVLLHWTHITSQGEINITSLETSAPKEGGTYDSNSSIEINDFDSNLLMLFSCKSTCPSELLQNNRSSIILLSKKWREIATDPIKLWVKQDNRMEMVCSNRTISYVVWKKYSKNQVVDLVVLTFIGEKAITELSTDFRLEGNGVLTTEAVQVEDEGTYACIFHDGFTDSVNKYQLFVYVIPEPFYIDIKGCKPGIYCAIEVGVTGNLTCSLFGVRPEVDLTWKTSHGTQSSMIHFFEEKKQVSTDGVTFDITLTSTYKHKALTKEPLVLECAVAGSHAHLFEASRKFQAIFIDDPPINEPNDAVFGSKLKDVNHLTVVMLASFAFVVIAAISVVIIFTKVRKRRKIRRRRSSNCEEVEMKDVLTPETTENVIPDKTKTFLDELRISYENMYNSIRPLPFMRDDAYGVEQLYVEGGLELKTSSITERGEWMTLKNYNELFNNPRIKSRLLVVEGDPGHGKSTLALKLAYDWCTMKQDSPLKDIDILLFFRLRDWPNKTSIFEAIRALLLPMDSTFTKEDIMNIIFHTKSILLILDGYDEFPCRDVDTDIRHILQRSLFQKCQVILTTRTNCLPANITPNKDLLRMTGFNEISRVSYLHRVVEGISGVEPVEEVLERLQINSILGDLCQVPLFFVMYVHLALRDKANINVDSVTDFFRYVIACFHRHQASKFSQNNASQLIVPDFDHAALDEIAFKSLTKTDSQKHWTKDELCTDLSDEFYNHYVQVGILVEQQSSSFLNQKTILDYDAIHAKTIRVTFFHKLFCEWYAAHYLSRFASNASKTELTNTLKTIDPFELQYVYRFTCGLNKEIATDIIHYLKSTPDGDNFAILCVMEQSGNIESIAKNITEVCSDNFLVSKDNSRLVQRSTLQLIAIASKMKIPIAWFHLEDCVANVQLDRPRIHLKSGLAVDTLKHVKELKITEMGRELTCEEALSVIKFSLNCDGLQVLTLNYCLLPKRFEEESFLQNFGKANTSVFWLPTTIWYRLRPSGQWETRYGGKKVSENDYRKEVKNFREEWRNAIR; this is encoded by the exons ATGGACACGATGTACTTGCTTGTGGGAATTCTTGCAATTACATTGCTTCACTATACAG ATGGAGCCCTTACTACTGCATGTGAACCTACACAGTACTTGGAACTTCATAAAACCGGCATGTTGAATTGCTCATTTAGTGCAGGATTCCACGGCGTCTTTTGGTATAACTCTACAGACCTGGTGAACGATCGACCGATTCTGAACTTCAAAGAGAACGAAAAATCTGGTGTGGGCTACCTTTCAGGAGAATATGATATTTATCCGAATGGTTCTTTGATTATAAACCAAGTCAATATTAGACACGAACAACATTTCACAGTAGTATTCTTCAAGATACAGTCAGAAATTCCAACAAATCACATTGTTAGAGTAATCACCATCG TAAAACCTTCTGTGGACTTTCCTGTCATTGACAAATGCGGTAGCGAGAGCAGGCTTTGTTTATTAGAGGACCCAGGATCTGCTCGCATCGTCTGTTCTGTTGAAGGAGCTAAACCGTCCGTCTTACTTCACTGGACTCACATAACCTCACAAGGAGAGATAAACATCACATCACTAGAAACATCTGCTCCAAAAGAAGGGGGTACTTATGACTCAAATTCATCAATCGAAATTAATGATTTTGATTCGAATTTACTGATGCTGTTTAGCTGCAAATCTACTTGTCCGTCTGAACTACTTCAAAATAATCGCTCTTCCATTATCCTGCTCTCTAAAAAGTGGCGAGAAATTGCCACAGATCCCATCAAACTTTGGGTCAAACAAGACAACCGAATGGAAATGGTCTGTTCAAATAGAACAATTAGTTACGTAGTGTGGAAAAAGTATTCGAAAAACCAAGTTGTCGATCTGGTGGTATTAACATTTATAGGAGAGAAAGCCATCACCGAATTATCGACAGATTTTCGATTGGAAGGGAATGGGGTCCTAACGACAGAAGCAGTACAGGTGGAAGATGAAggcacatatgcatgcatatttCATGATGGATTCACAGACAGTGTCAACAAGTACCAGCTGTTTGTTTATG TAATTCCGGAGCCTTTTTACATCGATATTAAAGGGTGTAAACCAGGTATATATTGTGCAATTGAAGTGGGCGTCACAGGTAACCTAACTTGTTCACTCTTCGGTGTACGTCCAGAAGTGGATCTCACTTGGAAAACGTCTCACGGTACTCAATCCTCGATGATACACTTTTTCGAAGAGAAGAAACAAGTTTCAACTGATGGTGTGACATTTGACATCACGCTCACTTCCACGTATAAACATAAAGCACTTACAAAAGAGCCACTGGTGTTAGAGTGTGCAGTGGCTGGATCCCACGCTCACTTATTTGAAGCGTCAAGGAAGTTTCAGGCCATTTTCATAGATG ATCCTCCAATAAATGAGCCAAACGATGCAGTATTTGGAAGTAAACTGAAAGATGTTAATCATCTCACGGTTGTTATGTTAGCTTCGTTTGCTTTCGTTGTCATTGCGGCGATCTccgttgttattattttcacaaAAG tccgcaaaagaagaaaaataagaagACGAAGATCCTCAAATTGCGAAGAGGTTGAG ATGAAAGATGTACTCACACCTGAGACCACGGAAAATGTAATACCGG ACAAAACTAAGACATTTCTCGACGAATTGCGAATAAGTTACGAAAATATGTATAATTCTATAAGACCATTACCATTCATGCGAGACGATGCATACGGTGTGGAGCAACTTTACGTCGAAGGTGGTCTTGAACTAAAGACTAGCTCCATCACTGAAAGGGGTGAGTGGATGACGTTGAAAAATTACAATGAACTATTTAATAATCCTCGAATCAAGTCACGTTTACTTGTAGTCGAAGGAGATCCTGGTCATGGTAAATCAACTCTAGCCTTGAAGTTAGCTTACGACTGGTGCACGATGAAACAAGATTCACCTTTGAAAGATattgatattttgttgtttttccgGTTACGGGATTGGCCAAATAAAACCTCAATTTTTGAAGCAATCAGAGCACTTTTACTTCCGATGGACTCAACATTTACAAAAGAAGACATCatgaatattatttttcatacaaAATCAATATTGTTAATACTTGATGGCTACGATGAATTTCCATGTAGAGATGTTGACACTGACATCCGGCATATTTTGCAGAGAAGTCTGTTTCAAAAATGTCAAGTTATTTTAACAACCAGAACGAACTGCCTCCCTGCAAACATTACTCCTAACAAGGACCTACTCAGAATGACTGGTTTTAACGAAATATCTCGAGTTAGCTATCTCCATCGTGTGGTTGAAGGCATCAGCGGCGTAGAACCTGTCGAAGAAGTCCTGGAACGTTTACAGATAAACTCAATCCTTGGGGATCTCTGTCAGGTACCTTTGTTCTTTGTGATGTATGTCCACTTAGCGTTAAGGGATAAAGCAAACATTAATGTGGATTCTGTTACTGACTTTTTTCGTTACGTCATTGCCTGTTTCCACAGGCATCAGGCATCAAAATTTAGCCAGAACAATGCTTCACAACTGATTGTTCCAGACTTCGATCACGCAGCACTTGATGAAATAGCATTTAAAAGTTTAACGAAAACCGACAGCCAAAAACATTGGACAAAGGATGAACTGTGTACTGACCTCAGCGATGAATTTTATAATCACTACGTTCAAGTTGGCATTTTAGTTGAACAGCAGTCTTCATCGTTTCTTAATCAGAAAACAATATTGGACTACGATGCTATTCATGCAAAGACAATTCGAGTAACTTTCTTCCATAAACTATTTTGTGAATGGTACGCAGCTCATTATTTATCACGCTTCGCATCCAACGCGTCGAAGACTGAGCTTACAAATACTCTTAAAACAATTGACCCATTTGAACTTCAGTATGTCTATCGGTTCACATGTGGCCTAAACAAAGAAATAGCTACAGATATCATACATTACTTAAAAAGCACTCCAGACGGTGACAATTTCGCGATATTGTGTGTTATGGAACAAAGTGGAAATATCGAGTCCATAGCTAAAAATATTACCGAGGTGTGCTCCGATAACTTTCTTGTTAGTAAAGACAACAGCAGACTGGTACAAAGATCTACCTTACAACTAATTGCCATAGCATCAAAAATGAAG ATTCCAATTGCGTGGTTTCATTTAGAAGACTGTGTAGCCAATGTGCAGCTCGATCGTCCACGGATCCACTTGAAGTCCGGATTGGCAGTAGATACGTTGAAACATGTGAAGGAATTGAAGATCACTGAAATGGGTCGAGAGCTTACATGTGAAGAAGCACTCAGTGTGATCAAATTCTCACTTAATTGTGATGGTTTGCAGGTTTTAAC GTTGAACTACTGCCTATTGCCTAAACGTTTCGAAGAGGAGTCTTTCCTGCAAAACTTTGGGAAAGCAAATACATCAG TATTTTGGTTACCTACAACAATATGGTATCGTCTGCGCCCATCAGGTCAATGGGAG ACTCGTTATGGAGGAAAAAAAGTATCGGAAAACGATTACAGAAAAGAG GTAAAGAATTTCCGTGAAGAATGGAG AAACGCAATACGGTAG